TAAAAGGCCCCCTTACCACCCCGGTGGGCAAAGGATTCAGAAGCCTAAACGTCACCATCCGTCAGGTGCTTGATCTATACTCCTGTGTGCGCCCGGTTAAGTGGGTGCCTGGGGTGCCAAGTCCGGTTAAGCGCCCAGAGCTTGTTGACATGGTCGTATTTCGGGAAAACACCGAAGACGTCTATGCTGGCATTGAGTGGGAAGCAGGCTCTCCTGAAGCCAAAAAGATCATCGCCTTCATCCGTGATGAATTGGGCAAAGAGATCCGTGAAGACTCTGGCATTGGTATCAAACCCATAAGCCGCTTTGGCACAAGACGCCACGTGCGCAAGGCCATTCAATATGCCCTTGACCACGGTCGCAAAAGTGTGACTTTGGTGCACAAAGGAAACATTATGAAATACACCGAAGGGGCTTTTCGCAATTGGGGCTATGAACTTGCCAAAGACGAGTTCCCCGAAGTAACCATCACCGAAGACGAACTCTGGGAAAAATACGACGGAAAACTCCCCCAGGGCAAAATCCTTATAAACGACCGCATTGCTGATGCCATGTTTCAATGGGCACTTCTAAGACCAGCAGAATACGACGTGCTTGCCATGCCAAACTTAAACGGCGACTACATTTCAGACGCCCTGGCAGCCCAGGTGGGTGGCCTTGGGATGGCTCCAGGAGCCAATATAGGCGACGGGTACGCGGTGTTTGAAGCTACCCACGGTTCAGCCCCTAAATATGCCGGCCTCGACAAAGTAAATCCAAGCTCGGTAATACTTTCTGGCGCCATGATGTTTGAATACCTTGGCTGGAAGGAAGTAAAAGATCTTATCTGGGAAGGTATCTCCCGGGCAGTGCAGGACAAAGTCGTCACCTACGACCTTGCCCGCCAGATTGAAGGGGCTAAAGAAGTAAAGTGCTCAGAGTTTGGGGCATACGTAGTTGAAAAAATAAAAGAACTCTAAAGGAGGCAGTTGCGCCATGGCCCGCGCCAAATACGATTTCCAGGAGATTGAAAACAAGTGGCAAAAGACCTGGGAAGAAAAAAAGACCTTTGCTGCTGAGGACAACGCTCCAAAACCCAAGTATTACGTGCTTGAGATGTTTCCCTATCCTTCTGGGCGCATTCACATGGGACATGTGCGCAACTATGCCATCGGTGACGTAATAGCGCGCTTTCAAAAAATGCGTGGCAAAAACGTACTCCATCCCATGGGATGGGACGCCTTTGGCCTTCCCGCGGAAAACGCGGCCATCAAACACGGAATTCATCCCGCCAAGTGGACTTACGAAAACATCGCCTACATGCGCAAACAGTTAAAGCGCCTTGGTCTTTCTTATGACTGGGAAAGAGAGCTTGCCACCTGTGACCCTGATTACTACAAGCATGAGCAACGCTTTTTTATTGAGATGCTTGAGCGCGGCCTGGCTTACCGCAAAAAGACCACGGTTAACTGGTGTGAAAGCTGCCAGACGGTTCTTGCCAACGAACAGGTTGAAGACGGCTGCTGCTGGCGCTGCGGTGAAGAAGTAGTGCTCAAGGAAATGGAAGGCTGGTTTTTCAAGATAACGGACTATGCCGAAGAACTCTTGGCTGACATTGAAAAACTCCGAGGCAAGTGGCCTGAGAAGGTCCTTGC
The sequence above is drawn from the Thermodesulfatator atlanticus DSM 21156 genome and encodes:
- the icd gene encoding isocitrate dehydrogenase (NADP(+)), whose amino-acid sequence is MAPEKIKLTEDAKLIVPDEPIIPYIEGDGIGPDIMRAAMPVWNAAVEKAYGGKRKVHWKEVLAGEKAFKETGNYLPEETIEALREYVVSIKGPLTTPVGKGFRSLNVTIRQVLDLYSCVRPVKWVPGVPSPVKRPELVDMVVFRENTEDVYAGIEWEAGSPEAKKIIAFIRDELGKEIREDSGIGIKPISRFGTRRHVRKAIQYALDHGRKSVTLVHKGNIMKYTEGAFRNWGYELAKDEFPEVTITEDELWEKYDGKLPQGKILINDRIADAMFQWALLRPAEYDVLAMPNLNGDYISDALAAQVGGLGMAPGANIGDGYAVFEATHGSAPKYAGLDKVNPSSVILSGAMMFEYLGWKEVKDLIWEGISRAVQDKVVTYDLARQIEGAKEVKCSEFGAYVVEKIKEL